From Streptomonospora salina, the proteins below share one genomic window:
- the mazG gene encoding nucleoside triphosphate pyrophosphohydrolase, which produces MSTETGGSAESGGTARGGRVLELVAVMDVLRRECPWDAAQTHSSLAKYLIEEAYETLETIEQGDLATLREELGDVLLQVVFHARVAEDRGAEGFTVDDVAAGIVDKLTRRHPHVFGGAEVESADDVRANWETIKAAERVEKGRGDSVLEGVPFGQPAALLAYELQKRAVRNGVPEELVDDDGDGGGALFAGVAEERRSGADPEIDLRSAARRFDARVRAAEGRARADGLDPRSLTREQWRSYWR; this is translated from the coding sequence ATGAGCACCGAGACCGGCGGATCCGCGGAGAGCGGCGGCACTGCGCGCGGCGGCCGCGTGCTGGAACTGGTCGCCGTGATGGACGTGCTGCGGCGGGAGTGCCCCTGGGACGCCGCCCAGACCCATTCCTCGCTGGCCAAGTACCTCATCGAAGAGGCCTACGAGACGCTGGAGACCATCGAGCAGGGCGATCTGGCGACGCTGCGCGAGGAGCTGGGCGACGTGCTGCTGCAGGTCGTGTTCCACGCCCGGGTCGCCGAAGACCGCGGTGCGGAGGGCTTCACCGTCGACGACGTCGCCGCCGGCATCGTGGACAAGCTCACGCGGCGCCATCCGCACGTGTTCGGCGGCGCCGAGGTCGAGAGTGCCGACGACGTGCGCGCGAACTGGGAGACCATCAAGGCCGCCGAGCGCGTGGAGAAGGGCCGCGGGGATTCCGTGCTGGAGGGCGTCCCCTTCGGCCAGCCCGCTGCCCTGTTGGCCTACGAGCTGCAGAAGCGGGCCGTGCGCAACGGGGTGCCGGAGGAGCTGGTCGACGACGACGGCGACGGCGGTGGCGCGCTGTTCGCGGGCGTGGCCGAGGAGCGCCGCAGCGGCGCCGACCCCGAGATCGACTTGCGGTCGGCGGCGCGCCGCTTCGACGCCCGGGTGCGCGCCGCCGAAGGCCGCGCGCGGGCCGACGGGCTCGACCCGCGTTCGCTGACCCGCGAGCAGTGGCGCTCCTACTGGCGGTGA
- a CDS encoding FtsW/RodA/SpoVE family cell cycle protein, with protein sequence MATPATGASAPPPNTPARRRDAELVLTLIAVGLSALCLCLAGLQIDDRVPARFPFYTCAFGGLAATAHIAVRFLAPWADPLILPLATALNGIGLTVIWGLHAASGAGPSESDRQLLWTALGMAGCVAVLAAVRRPAFLQRYRYVTLAGGLALIVLPMLPGIGIEVFGARRWIGFGGYTVQPSEFARILLVVFLAGYLGHKRDVLALTARQLRAGPVKIFSLPRMRDLGPMIAAWAVALLLLAGTRDLGTSLVLFTVFLAMLYTATRRKSWVGIGLVLFLAGAAATWAVFWHVRRRVEIWIDPFDPELYGSAAGSGQLVQGLFALAGGGLTGTGFGHGRTAALFASDSDLILISVGEKFGLAGLTAVLVTLLLLTERGYRTALVSRDVFAKLTASGSAFLLSFQVFVVLGGVTRLIPMTGMTTPLLSAGGSSLVSTWLILGLWLRLSDTARRPSSAAPARDSAGMPDAGPQPTRALFRAP encoded by the coding sequence ATGGCCACACCAGCAACGGGCGCAAGCGCGCCGCCGCCGAACACCCCGGCCCGGCGGCGCGACGCCGAACTGGTGCTGACCCTCATCGCGGTGGGGCTGTCCGCGCTGTGCCTGTGCCTGGCCGGGCTGCAGATCGACGACCGCGTCCCCGCCCGCTTCCCCTTCTACACGTGCGCGTTCGGCGGTCTGGCCGCCACCGCCCACATCGCGGTGCGCTTCCTCGCTCCCTGGGCCGACCCGCTGATCCTGCCGCTGGCGACCGCGCTCAACGGCATCGGACTGACCGTGATCTGGGGGCTGCACGCCGCCTCCGGGGCCGGACCGTCCGAGTCCGACCGGCAGCTGCTGTGGACCGCACTGGGCATGGCCGGCTGCGTCGCGGTGCTCGCCGCGGTGCGCCGGCCCGCGTTCCTGCAGCGCTACCGCTACGTCACCCTCGCCGGCGGTCTCGCGCTGATCGTGCTGCCGATGCTGCCGGGCATCGGCATCGAGGTGTTCGGCGCGCGGCGCTGGATCGGCTTCGGCGGCTACACCGTGCAGCCCTCGGAGTTCGCCCGCATCCTGCTGGTCGTCTTCCTGGCCGGCTACCTCGGCCACAAGCGCGACGTCCTCGCGCTGACCGCCCGCCAGCTGCGGGCGGGCCCCGTGAAGATCTTCAGCCTCCCGCGCATGCGCGACCTGGGACCGATGATCGCGGCCTGGGCGGTGGCCCTGCTGCTCCTGGCCGGCACCCGCGACCTCGGCACCTCGCTCGTGCTGTTCACAGTCTTTCTGGCGATGCTCTACACCGCCACCCGCCGCAAATCCTGGGTGGGGATCGGCCTGGTCCTGTTCCTCGCCGGCGCCGCGGCGACCTGGGCGGTCTTCTGGCACGTGCGCCGGCGGGTCGAAATCTGGATCGACCCGTTCGACCCGGAGCTCTACGGCTCCGCCGCCGGCAGCGGCCAGCTGGTGCAGGGCCTGTTCGCGCTGGCCGGCGGCGGCCTGACGGGCACCGGGTTCGGGCACGGGCGCACCGCCGCGCTCTTCGCCTCCGACAGCGACCTGATCCTCATCTCCGTCGGGGAGAAGTTCGGGCTGGCAGGGCTGACGGCCGTGCTCGTGACACTGCTCCTGCTGACCGAGCGCGGCTACCGTACCGCCCTGGTTTCGCGCGACGTCTTCGCCAAGCTCACCGCGTCCGGAAGCGCGTTCCTGCTGTCCTTCCAGGTGTTCGTGGTGCTGGGCGGCGTGACGCGGCTCATCCCGATGACCGGCATGACCACGCCGCTGCTGTCGGCCGGAGGGTCGTCGCTGGTGTCGACGTGGCTGATCCTGGGGTTGTGGCTGCGACTCAGCGACACCGCGCGCCGGCCGAGCTCGGCCGCCCCCGCCCGCGACTCCGCCGGCATGCCCGACGCGGGCCCGCAACCGACCCGGGCACTCTTCCGAGCCCCGTGA
- a CDS encoding sulfite exporter TauE/SafE family protein, which translates to MQTLVLLGFVGLLGQLINGSLGMGYGISTTSALLVIGTSPALASATVNLSQVGSQFASGFAHWRFGNVDWAVVWRIAVPGAAGSFVGAVFLSRLSTEAAGPLMSTILLALGTYLLARFTFRDLPRPDLSRPLRAGFLAPVGLFAGFMNSTGGGGWGPVGTSALLASGRLEPRKVVGSISVGESAVVVAGSVGFAVGLGFTGINITWVAVLLLGGLLAAPIAAWLASHVPPRMLGSLVGGLIVFTNTRVLLASDAVDASPGVTAAVYVGVALAWAAAVAWSLRAHRIERRTAATAAEQVATAD; encoded by the coding sequence TGCAGACCCTCGTGCTTCTGGGTTTCGTCGGCCTTCTCGGGCAGCTCATCAACGGCAGCCTCGGTATGGGCTACGGGATCAGCACCACCAGCGCCCTGCTGGTCATCGGCACCAGCCCGGCGCTGGCCTCGGCCACCGTCAACCTCTCCCAGGTGGGCTCGCAATTCGCCTCCGGATTCGCCCACTGGAGGTTCGGCAACGTCGACTGGGCGGTGGTCTGGCGCATCGCCGTACCCGGCGCCGCGGGCTCCTTCGTCGGCGCGGTCTTCCTCAGCCGGCTGTCCACCGAGGCGGCCGGCCCGCTGATGTCGACGATCCTGCTCGCCCTCGGCACCTACCTGCTCGCCCGCTTCACCTTCCGCGATCTGCCCCGGCCCGACCTCAGCCGGCCGCTGCGCGCCGGGTTCCTCGCCCCCGTCGGGCTGTTCGCCGGATTCATGAACTCCACCGGAGGCGGCGGCTGGGGCCCCGTGGGGACCTCGGCGCTGCTGGCCAGCGGGCGGCTGGAGCCCCGCAAGGTCGTGGGATCGATCAGCGTGGGCGAGTCGGCGGTCGTGGTCGCCGGCAGTGTCGGGTTCGCCGTCGGTCTGGGATTCACCGGCATCAACATCACCTGGGTGGCCGTGCTGCTGCTGGGCGGGCTGCTGGCCGCGCCCATCGCCGCGTGGCTGGCCAGCCACGTACCCCCGCGCATGCTCGGATCACTGGTGGGCGGGCTGATCGTCTTCACCAACACCCGAGTGCTGCTGGCCAGCGACGCCGTCGACGCCTCCCCCGGCGTAACGGCGGCCGTCTACGTCGGCGTCGCCCTCGCCTGGGCGGCCGCCGTGGCCTGGTCGCTGCGTGCCCACCGCATCGAGCGGCGGACCGCCGCCACGGCCGCCGAGCAGGTGGCCACCGCGGACTGA